The genome window tttgagaatgaaaaattgcaatttatccttttttttaaaaaaaaaaaaccttaattggTTATAGCTATTTTCTTAATGAATTGATATGATAATTCTAAACAGACTTATAATAAAGtatcctccttttttttttttttttttttttaaatggatgaCAAAGTATTCTCTGAGCCATTAAAGAAAAACCGATAGCATAAAGGAAAAGCATGCGCAAAAAATTGCGAAAGTCCAAGATTATATGTATCTTCAACTACCAACTAATCAtagaaatttcaataataaattatagacTAAATTATATATACCTTGTAAAATTTGCAAATAAATCTATCCACAAATCACCTATCTTCCACTGCAAATTTGGAAGAACATGAGCATCCATCGACAAGGCATGAATCTTTGCATTCTAGTAAGAAAAGACATGtaaaaagatgaagaatcaGTGGGCTGCAATTTGAGAAGAGGTCTCAATCTCTTCAGTCCAGTCAGAACTGGGCTCACTCCAAGACCTGGGTCTCACCCCTAGCTTAAAGAACAATATCATCTCCAATGCTTCAAAAACCTGTTGCTTATCCAAAAATTCATTCCAAACACCACTCACTAtgcaataattattattataaggtGACCTGTGATGATCAGCATGTTGTGAACGTGACACAAGCAATCCCATATCTTGCAATGCAATCACCAATGCTGGAAGCCGACTCTTAGTTGTGTGAGCCCAAGCATGAAATTGCTGGCTAAACATAATGCAACCCGAGCACACACCAACAAAAGCAAGAAATATTGGATCATTACTAGCAAGGTCCATTGGTAGCACTGTGAATGTCACGGCACGAGCAAGGGCGTGTAGATTGTTTGCAAACTGTCTCCGAGTGATTGTCCATGGCCACTTATGGTGACCTTGAAATGCATCTATTTGGGCACCAAAAATTGGAGTTGAGGCACTTCCATAATTGTCAATACCCCAATGGTACACTCCGGACCCAAGGTCAGCTAAAATGTAGCCAACCAAGCTTGCTAAAATGGGCTCAAGCCACATGTGTGATTCTGCTGCACCCATTATTGACTTTGCTAGAGAGATCATCACTGTGGTGCACCCACTTGCTACCCATGCACGATGAGCCCATGTTGATCTCAAACTTGGGTCATTAAGAATGGGGCGGCTAGGAGGTGATGTGACCAAGGTTTGTGAGGGGTTCAGCTGTGGTTCAATGACTAATTGGTCAAGGTTCGGCCTAGGCTTGGTGGAGGTAGTAGTAGTGGCCAAGCAATGCACACGTGTGCGGAGGCACGGAGAGAGGCACGTGTAGACATGATGTTTGGAACTCAGAGGGTATTTATGTTGAGCTAAGATTGACATTGGAAAAGTGTTCAATAGAACCAATTTTTAGTTCTAATGGAGGGACAATATATGtgacacataaacataaaatagtGGCTGTGGACAGTGTTGGTTGTCTTGTGGAGAAGAGAGATAGAGGACTAATGATGCGGTGGGTATAGAGGATTCGTGGTGTTATGTAAGTCTCTAGTGGCTGCTGGTCACTCTGTGTCAGAGTCACACAATTGTTGAAGGTTTTCTTGGACATCTTTGAAACAACAGTAAGGCACCCAAAAGCTTGGTTGGTTGGTTCCTTTTGCCAACGCATATTGCAAGCTTGTGGTCCAGTAACATTTGCCTTAGATTGCATACTTGGCACTATTTGAGCCGTTTGATTGATTGTCGTTTTATGGGATGGTTGCTAATAATCCAAAAGCAAAGTTTGGTCAATTTGTGAGAGTTCTTTTGAAATTTCTAGAGGATGAGTTTTCATAGCAAGCAATAATGGTAGTGGCCGAGGAATATTCGGATCCTCAATTAAGCATATACAAGGAATGTTAGAGTTTATCCAATTTACAATGTCAAATTAATTTAGGGGGTACACACtaaaataaaactcaattattaataatttatggatcaaattatctaagaaattgtggttgtgaaaatttttattgctattataggtttaattataaatatatacattataTAATGCATATTTAAAAACGTTACTTTGTGTAAATTCTAATTAATTCAactggtaatttttttttaaaaaaaataagaaaactgtGATTCAATTGCTTTCAAGAAGTAACCATACATAAAGACGAAGTCTTTCTCTCAACCACGCACACATGCATAGAGAGAACTTTgcccaaaaatattttagttcaTTAAATTTGAAGTTGGTCATTTTAGCCGATAACTTTgtccaaattttattaaaaatgttggTGAGCATTGTATTTTGGTGGGTTATTGGGCTTAGAGCTCTGGTATTTTCTTTTAGACAGGTCTTGTTATGAACTTTAATTAAATGTAGTTGGGCCTAGGATTTGTTTGGTGTGGGCTGCCTTTACACTCTTGGGTTTAAAGAAACTAATGGAAAGGGTTAATAATCAGTTCAGTTCA of Quercus lobata isolate SW786 chromosome 8, ValleyOak3.0 Primary Assembly, whole genome shotgun sequence contains these proteins:
- the LOC115957451 gene encoding fatty acid desaturase 4, chloroplastic-like, yielding MSILAQHKYPLSSKHHVYTCLSPCLRTRVHCLATTTTSTKPRPNLDQLVIEPQLNPSQTLVTSPPSRPILNDPSLRSTWAHRAWVASGCTTVMISLAKSIMGAAESHMWLEPILASLVGYILADLGSGVYHWGIDNYGSASTPIFGAQIDAFQGHHKWPWTITRRQFANNLHALARAVTFTVLPMDLASNDPIFLAFVGVCSGCIMFSQQFHAWAHTTKSRLPALVIALQDMGLLVSRSQHADHHRSPYNNNYCIVSGVWNEFLDKQQVFEALEMILFFKLGVRPRSWSEPSSDWTEEIETSSQIAAH